A region of the Neomicrococcus lactis genome:
AGAAGTTCGCCAAGGGCTGGGACATTGTGGTGGACACGGCGGGAACCAGTGCGGATTCGCAGGTTCTTGCGGCGGGTTCAACGTTCAAAATCACTGCGCGCTCCATGATTGTGCTGCGCGAGCATGAAGACGTAGAAGTTGATACGGACCACTCCGTCGCGGCTTCGCTCGCGGCGATGGCGGGATCGGTGAGCCAGAAATCGGAGACCATGTCGTGAGAATCCCCGCGAGCACGTACCGCCTCCAAATTCGTGAGAGCTTCACGCTCTTCGACGCCGCCGAGCTAGTTCCGTACCTGCGCGATCTGGGCAGCGATTGGGTCTATCTCTCACCTATCCTGACCGCCACGCAGGGCTCGGATCACGGCTACGACGTTGTTGATTTCACCACCGTGGATCCGTCTCGCGGGGGTCCCGAGGGCCTCAAAGCGCTCGCGGACGCCGCGCATGCGGCGGGTATGGGCGTGCTTGTGGACATCGTCCCCAACCACATGGGCGTCGCGGATCATTCCGCGAACGCTTGGTGGTGGGACTTGCTTACGCATGGCAAGAATTCGCGGTACGCTGCGGCGTTTGACGTGGATTGGGCCGCTGGCAACGGCAAAATTCGGCTTCCCGTGCTGGGTGACAGTCCGGAGGAACTTCAGCATCTTGAGTACGACGACGCAGCTCGCCTGGTGCGGTACTTCGACAAGACATTCCCTCTTGCCCCCGGGACGGACGCCTCGGCTGCCGGACTGGCCGATCAGCACTACGAGCTCGTGTCATGGCGCGAGGCCGACGCCACGTTGAACTACCGCCGCTTCTTCGGCGTGACCACGCTTGCGGGCGTGCGCGTGGAAGAGCCGTGGGTCTTCGACGAAGCCCACGCCGAAATCAAGCGCTGGTTCAATGAAGGACTCGTAGATGGACTGCGCGTGGATCATCCGGATGGCCTCGCGGATCCGCAAGGGTATTTGGACCGGCTGGCCGAGTTGACCGGTGGCGCCTACGTGCTGGTGGAGAAGATCCTGGAGCCGGGAGAGAAGCTTCCCGAGTCCTGGAAGACCGCCGGCACCACCGGCTACGACGCCCTCGCGACCGTGGACCGGCTCTTCGTGGATCCCTCCGGACGCGAGATCCTCACGGACATGGTTCCCGTGGAGCGGTACGCCGAAATGACGCATGACACCAAGCGTGGCATCGCGGATGGACTCTTGAATTCCGAAGTGCGGCGCCTCGCTCGGCTGGCTACTTCGTCTTTGCCGGACGTCGAGTTTGAGCAGCTCGTGGATGCCATCGCAGAGATTCTGGCAAGCTTCCCGGTGTACCGCTCCTACTTGCCGGACCACGGCTCCGAGTATGTGGAAGAGGCTGTGATTGCGGCCCGTGTGCACCGTCCCGATCTGTCCGAACTCTTGGGGCGCGTGCGTCCGCTCTTGAGCGATTGCTCGCTCGAGTTCTCGAAGCGATTCCAGCAGACCTCCGGCATGATCATGGCCAAGGGCGTGGAGGACACTGCGTTTTACCGTTACACGCGTTTGACCTCGCTCAACGAGGTGGGCGCCGACCCTTCGGTGTTCTCGATCGACCCTTTCGACGTCCACACACAACTGACGCACCGTCAGTTCCAGACGCCGCATTCCATGACCACGTTGTCCACGCATGACACCAAGCGGTCCGAGGACACTCGTGCCCGCATTTCGGTGTTGGCCGAAGTTCCGGCGGACTGGGCAGGAACGCTGGCTCAGCTCGATGCCTTGGCGCCTCTCGGGGACAAAGCCTTTGCGGATCTCTTGTGGCAAGCGCTCATTGGGGCCTGGCCGCTGAGCCGCGAGCGCGCATGGGCGTACGCCGAAAAGGCGGCTCGCGAGGCCGGTAACTCCACTACGTGGACGGACCCGGACTCGGAGTTCGAGGCCAGGCTTCGTCATGCCGTCAACGCAGCCTTTGATGATGAGCGCGTCCGCGCGGTGATCGAGGACTTTGTGCAGCGCATCCAAGCGGCTGGTGAGTCCAATGCGCTTTCCGCCAAGCTCGTGCAGTTGACCATGCCCGGCGTCCCGGATGTGTATCAAGGCACCGAGCTCTGGGATTCCTCTCTTGTGGACCCAGACAACCGCCGTCCCGTGGAGTACGCGGAGCGCAAGGATCTCCTGCAGAACCCGGACGGGCATCCAAAGTTCGCACTGGTCCGCGCGGCCTTGCGTCTCAAGCGCGACAACCCGGATTTGTTCACCACCTACGACGCCGTGACCATCGACGGACCCACGAAGGATCACGCCTTCGCGTTCGATCGCGGCGGAGCCATCACCGTGGTCACTCGCTTGCCGCTGGGCCTCGAGCGCAACGGCGGCTGGCAGGACACCGTACTCAAGCTCGCGGCCGGAACGTACCGCGACGAAATCACGGGTGCCACGCACAGCAGCGACGGCGAGCTTCTCGTGGCCGAGGTTCTCAAGGATGCTCCGGCCACGTTGTTGCGCCGCTTGG
Encoded here:
- the treY gene encoding malto-oligosyltrehalose synthase, with amino-acid sequence MRIPASTYRLQIRESFTLFDAAELVPYLRDLGSDWVYLSPILTATQGSDHGYDVVDFTTVDPSRGGPEGLKALADAAHAAGMGVLVDIVPNHMGVADHSANAWWWDLLTHGKNSRYAAAFDVDWAAGNGKIRLPVLGDSPEELQHLEYDDAARLVRYFDKTFPLAPGTDASAAGLADQHYELVSWREADATLNYRRFFGVTTLAGVRVEEPWVFDEAHAEIKRWFNEGLVDGLRVDHPDGLADPQGYLDRLAELTGGAYVLVEKILEPGEKLPESWKTAGTTGYDALATVDRLFVDPSGREILTDMVPVERYAEMTHDTKRGIADGLLNSEVRRLARLATSSLPDVEFEQLVDAIAEILASFPVYRSYLPDHGSEYVEEAVIAARVHRPDLSELLGRVRPLLSDCSLEFSKRFQQTSGMIMAKGVEDTAFYRYTRLTSLNEVGADPSVFSIDPFDVHTQLTHRQFQTPHSMTTLSTHDTKRSEDTRARISVLAEVPADWAGTLAQLDALAPLGDKAFADLLWQALIGAWPLSRERAWAYAEKAAREAGNSTTWTDPDSEFEARLRHAVNAAFDDERVRAVIEDFVQRIQAAGESNALSAKLVQLTMPGVPDVYQGTELWDSSLVDPDNRRPVEYAERKDLLQNPDGHPKFALVRAALRLKRDNPDLFTTYDAVTIDGPTKDHAFAFDRGGAITVVTRLPLGLERNGGWQDTVLKLAAGTYRDEITGATHSSDGELLVAEVLKDAPATLLRRLA